A region of the Roseobacter denitrificans OCh 114 genome:
CGACAGGACCAAACTGCCATGCAACAACATGACGGCACGTTCGGCGCGCGCCCTTGCGCCTGATTTGTCAAAACCTTGTTCCTCTGCGAGGGTGGCAAATGAATCAATCAGGGCGTTGAAGATCCTTTTGATCGCCGCCGCAAAGGGATTGTCACCACCGTTGGCGGAGCTGAGCATGTTCAGAATGCAAGCCTGTTTGCCACTTGAGTAGAGCGCATCCAGCTTGCGGGTCATCGCTTGTAGACGCTGCTCGGCTGGAGCATCGCCCTTCAGCGGCTCAAAGAGGTTCTCCGTCAGCCAGTTTTCAGAGGCGGCCAGGACTTCCTGCGCCATCTGCTCCTTTCCGCTGGGAAACCGATGATAGAGACTTGCGCGTCGAAGGCCGGTCTCCTGCGACAAAGAGGACAGCGTTGCTCCTTCATACCCCATGTCACGAAACACGCGCGAAAGCGCTTTGATCAGGTCTTCCTCCCCGATGCTTGATCTTCGTCCCAAATGCAGATCCTCCAGATCACTAACACGTTACCGAACGAACGGTCAAATATAGTTGTCAGTATCATTGCCGTCCGTTACTCAATAATTGAACGTTCGTTCGGTAAAGGCAAATCAAAAACTGGAACCCCTCATGTCCAAAACTGCAATCGTCATCTATTCAGATCCAAAGGCAAACTCGGAAGAAGCGCTCGGTCGCGTCTTCAACGCCATGTTTCTGACCTATGCGCTCAAGGAAAAGGAACAGGACGTCGCCCTTATTTTCCAAGGCACCGGGGTGCGTTGGGTGAATGAGTTGATCAATCCCGAACACCCGGCCAATCCGCTTTATACTGCGGTCTCGGACAAGGTGGCAGGTGCATGCCTTGGATGCGCCGATGTCTTTGGGGCAACCGAAGACGTGAAATCGACAGGCGTTGCTCTTGTCGGTGACAAGGCCATTCCGGGCACGTCGGGCGTCATCGACCTGTCTGGCTACCTTGATGAAGGATATCGGCTCGTCACTTTCTGAGCCTGAAACAACCCCATTGCATCGCCGGTCGGGCGGTGCAGGGACAAACACGAACCAAAGGTATGTCTCAAATGTTCCATCCCGGTGAATTGGCCATCCAGGACGCCACTGGCGTGCGCGATATCGCTGGCGCAAATTCTAAAATGATACGGTCAACGATTCCGGACCACATTATCCCATTCGTGACATCACAGTCGTACTGCGTCGTCGGTGGTGTGTCCGCGATGGGTGACGTTTGGGCGGAATTCGTTGTGGGGGCTGCCGGATTTGCAACCGTTGGTTCTGCCGGCGCATCGCTTAGCATATCTCTCGGCGCGGGCGGATTGCGCGAACGGCAACTTGATCTCGGCATCGGGAACCACCTTGGTCTGCTCTTCATTGATCTTTCGACACGCAAGCGGTTGCGGGTAAATGGCCGCATTGCTGCGATGTCAGGGCAAAACCTCACTCTGTCCGTGGATCAATCCTTTCCCAACTGCCCCAAATACATTCAGGCACGGCGTTTCAGGGCAGGGGGTGCGTCAAGCGATCCACAATGCATTGAGTCCGGTGCGACACTGCCCGATCATGTGGCCAATTGGATAACCAATGCCGACACATTTTTTGTGGCCAGCACCGCCACGGACGGTGCTGCGGATGTTTCGCACCGTGGCGGACAACCCGGGTTTGTGCAGGCTCAAGGCCAGACACTGTTCATCCCCGACTACCACGGGAATTCAATGTTCAGCACGCTGGGTAATTTCCTGCTTAATCCGCGCGCTGGCCTGCTCTTTGTTGATTTCGAAGCAAACCGGACCCTCCAGTTGACCGGCGTTGTCGACTTGCAGCTAGCTGCCAAAGACGCCAAGACTGCTTCGGCTGATACGGGCCGATGGTGGAAGTTCCGCGCCAGACGCTATGTGATTTCATCAATAGGATCATCCGTGTCGGCGGAGTTTATCAGCGCGTCACCATTCAATCCCTCCTTGGCAGGGAACCCAATGAAATCTGTTTCTGCGACGCGGCAGGATGTGGGTTGATCGCATCTATCCGCGAAAACGCCGAATTCACCCCCAACAGCCGACCCATCAGGAAAGGTGGAACCGATGACCGAACCTG
Encoded here:
- a CDS encoding TetR/AcrR family transcriptional regulator, yielding MGRRSSIGEEDLIKALSRVFRDMGYEGATLSSLSQETGLRRASLYHRFPSGKEQMAQEVLAASENWLTENLFEPLKGDAPAEQRLQAMTRKLDALYSSGKQACILNMLSSANGGDNPFAAAIKRIFNALIDSFATLAEEQGFDKSGARARAERAVMLLHGSLVLSRGMGSQAPFERFLETLPDELLGRP
- a CDS encoding DsrE family protein; the encoded protein is MSKTAIVIYSDPKANSEEALGRVFNAMFLTYALKEKEQDVALIFQGTGVRWVNELINPEHPANPLYTAVSDKVAGACLGCADVFGATEDVKSTGVALVGDKAIPGTSGVIDLSGYLDEGYRLVTF
- a CDS encoding pyridoxamine 5'-phosphate oxidase family protein yields the protein MGDVWAEFVVGAAGFATVGSAGASLSISLGAGGLRERQLDLGIGNHLGLLFIDLSTRKRLRVNGRIAAMSGQNLTLSVDQSFPNCPKYIQARRFRAGGASSDPQCIESGATLPDHVANWITNADTFFVASTATDGAADVSHRGGQPGFVQAQGQTLFIPDYHGNSMFSTLGNFLLNPRAGLLFVDFEANRTLQLTGVVDLQLAAKDAKTASADTGRWWKFRARRYVISSIGSSVSAEFISASPFNPSLAGNPMKSVSATRQDVG